The Aquidulcibacter paucihalophilus genomic interval TCGTCAGCTTCTGCGAACACCATATGCTGCCGGTCGTGGGCGTGGCCCATGTCGGCTATCTGCCGACGGACCGGGTGGTCGGCATCTCCAAACTGGCGCGGGTGGTGCGCGGCTATGCCCGCCGTCTGCAGATCCAGGAGAAGATGACCTCCGAGATCGCCAACGCCATCGACGAGGTTCTGAAGCCCCAGGGCGTCGGCGTGGTCATCGAGGCCGAGCACAGCTGCATGACGCTGCGCGGGGTCGACGTGCCGGGTGCCAGCCTGACCACCAGTGCCCTGCTGGGCGTGGTGCGCGACGACGCCCGGACACGGGAAGAGTTTCTCCGGCTGGTCAGGGGCTGAGATGGGTCGGCTGATCGAGGAACTGGACTATCGCGCCACCGCCATGGGGCCGTTGATCCTGCGGCGACGCTGGGTGGCGGCGATCGACGCGGATGTGGTCGAGGTCATCCTCGGTGAAGAGCATCTGATGTCGAGCCTGTTCACGGTCGGCGAGACAGAACTGGCCGTGCGCGGTCTGGCCGCAGCGAAAGGCACGTCGCTCAAGGTTCTCGTGGGCGGGCTGGGGCTGGGCTATACGGCGCGCGCCGCGCTGGCCGATGATCGGGTGACGTCGGTGGACGTCGTCGACGCCCTGGCACCGGTGATCGAATGGCATGAAGCCGGGCTGGTGCCGCTGGGCGAAAGCCTGGGGCAGGAGCCGCGCTGCCATCTGAAGCACGGCGACTTCTTCGGCTGGTTCGACGCGGCCCGGGCGGTGGCGGATCGATACGACGTCGTGCTGCTCGACATCGACCACTCCCCCCGCGCCCTGCTTCACCCCGAACACGCGCGCTTCTATTCGGTCGAGGGGCTGGGGCGACTGCGCGACGGGATCGCCGCCGGCGGAGTTTTCGCCATGTGGTCGGACGAGGGGCCGGACGAGGCCTTCATCGCCGTGCTCGAGGCCGTGTTCGTGAACATCCGGGCCGAGGTGGTCGCCTTCGACAATCCCCTGACCGGCGGGGCCTCGACCTGCACGATCTACCTCTGCGACCGGGACTGAAGCCCAGCGGAAATTAACGGGAGATTCTTTTTCTAGGCGTAGGCCCCCGCCTGAAGGGACCGCCGTTGAGCCGCTCGAAACCCGCCAAGCACCGCCTGCTGTTGAGTCCGGACGCACTGGCCGCGAGTCTGCAGAAGCACCAGCGCTATGTGCGCCGGCAGTCCGGCGGCATGCGCGCCTTCCTGCGGTTCGCCGAACTGCCCGGCCAAGTCCTGACGGCCCGGATCCTCGACGAGATCGACCTGACCGGTGCCAATCTGCGGGGTGCCAACCTGCGACAGGCCAGCGCCGCCAACGCCTCCTTCTTCGCGGCTGACCTGTCCGGCGCGGACCTGACGCTGATCCGGGCCCCGCAGGCCGACTTCCGCGGGGCGGTCCTGTCCGGCGCGCGGCTGAACAGCGCCGTGCTGGACGGCGCAGACATGCGCCGGGCGGTCCTCGCCACGGCGCATGAAGGCTTCCAGCTGGTCCGTGTGAACGGAGCCGCCGCCAGCCTGAACGGCACGGACCTCTCCGAGGCCAAGGCCGGCAAGGTCGACTTTTCAAACTGCTCCCTCAAGGGCGCCAAGCTGCGGGGCACCAACCTGCGGGGCGCCGTCTTCGCCGACGCGATCATGACCGGCGCTGACCTGGCCGGCGCCCAGCTGGGCGGGGCAACCTTCCATGGTGCCGTCCTGACCGGAATCGATGTGACCAAGCTGGGCCTGCCGCCCGAGAGCCTGGCCGGCTGCCTGCTCGATCCAGGCCCGGAGGCGCTGGCCGCGCGTGACGAAATGCTCGAGATGCTGGACCTGGCCGAGCGCTGGGCGGAGACCAATGGCCGCGAGGGCCAGCCCGCCAATCTCGATGGTCGGGACCTTCGGGTGCTGGACGGCCGGCTGAGCGGGCGGACCCTGCCCGCGCTCTCGGCGCGCGGAGCCATCGCGGCGGGTGTCAGCTTCCAGGGCAGCCAGCTTCAGGGTGCCGTGTTCGACTCTGCCGACCTGCGCGACGTCAGCTTCGCCGACGCCGACCTGCGCGGGGCCGGGTTCCGGGCGGCGCGACTGGCCTATGCCGACCTCGACACCGCCGATCTGGCCCCGCTCTCGCTGGCGGGAGGCGGGGGCAAGCCGGTCGATTTCGGGGAGGCCGAGCTGACCAACGTCCGCCGCTTCCAGCGCCGGCCGGTCATGACCGCCGCCTGATACGGCCCGCTCCTTGCGGAATTCGCCTCAGACGAGGTGAATTCCATGGCCTGGACCGCAATTTCGACCCGAAACGAGACACCGCCCATCGTGCGCGGTGGATGGCTGGACGCGCTGCGCTTCATTGTCGCCGCCCTGATCATCCTGCATCACTTCCAGGGGGCCGGGCCGATCGCCCTGGCCGAGGGTCTGCATCCGGTGTTCGAGCGGGGCGGCTTCCTGCTCACCAACTTCTTCCTGATCGACAGCGGCTATGTGCTGATGCGGGTCTACGGCGGCTCGCTCGCCGGAGGGCGGATGTCGGCCGGCGACTTCTTCGCCAAGCGGTTCCTGCGGGTCTGGCCCGCGCACATCATCATGGGACTGAGCCTGGTTGCCCTCGTCGTCGGGGGGACGGCGATCGGGGTCGGGCCGCGGGCCCCGGAATGGTTCGCCTGGGACCAGCTCTGGGCCCAGCTGGGCCTGGTGCAGGCGTTCGGGGTTCCCGGCGGCTACGGCTGGAACGCGCCGAGCTGGTCGATCTCGGCCCTGATCGGCTGCTACCTGGCCTTCCCGTGGATCCTGAAGGGTCTGGTCCGGCTGGGGCCGTGGAGCGTGCTGGCCCTCGGCGTCGGCCTGTATCTGGTCGCCAACCAGCTGACCTGGAGCCTGTTGGGCTATCCCGTCTACCAGATGCCGATGGGCTACGGCTTTTTCCGCGCCCTGCCGCTGTTCTTCCTCGGCATGGCCCTGGCCTGGTTCGCCCAGAAGGTCTGGATCGCGCCGAAGCTGGCGGGCTGGGCCGGGATCGTTGCGGCCGTGGCGCTGGCCTTCGTGCAGTATTTCGACAAACACGCGCTGATCTCGCTGGTCTGTATCTCGACCATCATCCTCGCGGCCGGCGCCACGCCGACGCCGCGCCCCTCGAAATGGGTGGAGAAGGCCGCGCAGGTCTCGTTCTCGATGTTCATCACCAATGAGGTGGTGCGGATCGCCTGGTTCGGCGTGGCCAATGTGATGATCGCGAAACTCGCCCTGCCCGTCGCCGCCCAGTGGGCGCTGTGGGGGATGGGCGTGACGGCGGCCTTCGTCTTCGCCTGGCTGTTCCACGTCCTGATCGACACCCCGATCCAGGACCGCATCCGCGCCTGGCTGAAGGGCCGGTCGAGGTCGCGGCCGCGGGTGGTCGCCCGGCCGGTCGTCTCGCTGGAAGGATAGGGCCTCGCACCGGGCCGGAATTGGGCTAGAACAGGCGGGTGAGCATGCCTGACCCCCACGATCCTGACGCCCTCGCCAGGGCGGCCGACGCCGGCGACCCCGAGTCCGCGCATCGGCTGGCGGTTCTGGCCGCCATGGGACTGGGCCTGCCACAGGACTGGCGGGTCGCCATGGAGCGGCTGACGCAGGCGGCGAGGCTGGGACACCCTACCGCGGCGCGGCAACTGGCCCTGCTGTCGAACGGCGCGGGGATCGACCTGGCCGCCTGGCTGACCCCGCCCCCGCCCCGCAGGCTGAGTCAGGGACCGGCCATCTTCGCCATCGACGGCTTCCTGCCGGAGGCGGTCTGCGACTGGGTGAAGGCGCAGGCCGGGGCCGTGACCGAGCCGGCGCTGGTCTATGATCCCGAGACCGGAGAAGGCCGGCGCGAGAGCGTCCGCACCAATGACGCCGCCCTGTTCGATCTGACCCGGATGGACGTGGTGCTGACTGTGGTGCGCGAGCGGATCGCGCGGGCGGCGGGGCTGCCCGTTCCGGGTCTCGAGTGGACGCAGGTGCTGCACTATGCGGTCGGTCAGACCTTCGACTGGCACGTCGACTGGCTGGACCCCGCCACGCCCGGCCATGCCGGCGACCTGGTCGAGCGAGGCCAGCGGATCGCCACCTGTCTGGTGTTTCTCAATGATGATTTCGAGGGCGGGGAGACGGCGTTCGAGGCCGGCGGTCTGAGGCACCGCGGCCGCAAGGGCGACGCCCTGTTGTGGGCCAACACCCTGCCCGACGGTTCCATCGACCGGCGCACGCGCCATGCCGGCCTGCCGCCGACCTCAGGGGAAAAATGGGTGCTGTCGCAGTGGCTGCGCGCACGGGCACCGAACAGCTGAGGCCTGGCGGCCGGGAGCCGTCAGATCGGCATCCGCATGATCTCCTGATAGGCCTGGATCACCTGGTCGCGCACGGCCATGACGGTTTCCAGCGAGGCCTCGGCCGAGGAGACGGCGGTGACCACGTCGATCAGACTGCCCTGCCCCTGGACGGCGGACGCCATCTGGGTTTCGGCGGCGCGCGAGGCCTGGGTCATATCGCCCATGACGCTGGTGAGCATGTCGGCGAAGCCGGACTGGCCCGCGCCGCCGACGGGCGACGCCGGCATCTCCGTGCCCTGGATCGCCGAATAGGCACGCGCCGCGGCCAAGGGGTTCATCGCTCAGATCCTATTTCTTCAGCAGATCGAGGGTGCGGGCGTCCATGGCCCGCGCGGTCTCGATGATGTTCAGGTTGGCCTCGTAGGCGCGCTGGGCCTCGCGCATGTCCATGGCCTCGACGAGGGTGTCGACGTTGGGCCGCAGCACATAGCCCTCGGCGTTGGCCGCCGGATGCGTCGGGTCGTACTCGGTCTTGAAGTCGCCCATGTCGGGCCGGACCTCAGCGAGGACGACGCCGGTGGAGCCGTTGATCTCGCGCGCCTGGAAGACCGGGATCTGGCGGCGATAGGGCTGGCCGCCCGCGGTCGGGGCGGTCGACTGGGCGTTGGCGATGTTCTCGGCGATGATCCGCATGCGCGACTGCTGCGCCTGCAGGGCGCTGGCCGCGACGGCCATGGCGGAGTTACGGGGCGGGATCGGGTCAGGCATGGGCTATTCCTCGATCAGCGGCCGGGCGGCCGGGCGGCCGTGCGCAGCATCTGCATGGACTTCTGGTAGAAGCCGATGGCCGCGTCATAGGCCATGCGGCTCTCGGCCATCTTGAGCATCTGTTCCTCGACGACGACCGAATTGCCGTCGAGCGTGGTTTCCGAATCGGGC includes:
- a CDS encoding acyltransferase encodes the protein MAWTAISTRNETPPIVRGGWLDALRFIVAALIILHHFQGAGPIALAEGLHPVFERGGFLLTNFFLIDSGYVLMRVYGGSLAGGRMSAGDFFAKRFLRVWPAHIIMGLSLVALVVGGTAIGVGPRAPEWFAWDQLWAQLGLVQAFGVPGGYGWNAPSWSISALIGCYLAFPWILKGLVRLGPWSVLALGVGLYLVANQLTWSLLGYPVYQMPMGYGFFRALPLFFLGMALAWFAQKVWIAPKLAGWAGIVAAVALAFVQYFDKHALISLVCISTIILAAGATPTPRPSKWVEKAAQVSFSMFITNEVVRIAWFGVANVMIAKLALPVAAQWALWGMGVTAAFVFAWLFHVLIDTPIQDRIRAWLKGRSRSRPRVVARPVVSLEG
- the folE gene encoding GTP cyclohydrolase I FolE, whose amino-acid sequence is MTKPPVSQSDAEAAVRTLIEWAGDNPDREGLLDTPARVVRSYKELFAGYEVEPRQYLERTFEEVGGYNQLVVLKDIRFVSFCEHHMLPVVGVAHVGYLPTDRVVGISKLARVVRGYARRLQIQEKMTSEIANAIDEVLKPQGVGVVIEAEHSCMTLRGVDVPGASLTTSALLGVVRDDARTREEFLRLVRG
- a CDS encoding flagellar hook-basal body complex protein FliE, with translation MNPLAAARAYSAIQGTEMPASPVGGAGQSGFADMLTSVMGDMTQASRAAETQMASAVQGQGSLIDVVTAVSSAEASLETVMAVRDQVIQAYQEIMRMPI
- a CDS encoding 2OG-Fe(II) oxygenase gives rise to the protein MPDPHDPDALARAADAGDPESAHRLAVLAAMGLGLPQDWRVAMERLTQAARLGHPTAARQLALLSNGAGIDLAAWLTPPPPRRLSQGPAIFAIDGFLPEAVCDWVKAQAGAVTEPALVYDPETGEGRRESVRTNDAALFDLTRMDVVLTVVRERIARAAGLPVPGLEWTQVLHYAVGQTFDWHVDWLDPATPGHAGDLVERGQRIATCLVFLNDDFEGGETAFEAGGLRHRGRKGDALLWANTLPDGSIDRRTRHAGLPPTSGEKWVLSQWLRARAPNS
- the flgC gene encoding flagellar basal body rod protein FlgC translates to MPDPIPPRNSAMAVAASALQAQQSRMRIIAENIANAQSTAPTAGGQPYRRQIPVFQAREINGSTGVVLAEVRPDMGDFKTEYDPTHPAANAEGYVLRPNVDTLVEAMDMREAQRAYEANLNIIETARAMDARTLDLLKK
- a CDS encoding pentapeptide repeat-containing protein, whose protein sequence is MSRSKPAKHRLLLSPDALAASLQKHQRYVRRQSGGMRAFLRFAELPGQVLTARILDEIDLTGANLRGANLRQASAANASFFAADLSGADLTLIRAPQADFRGAVLSGARLNSAVLDGADMRRAVLATAHEGFQLVRVNGAAASLNGTDLSEAKAGKVDFSNCSLKGAKLRGTNLRGAVFADAIMTGADLAGAQLGGATFHGAVLTGIDVTKLGLPPESLAGCLLDPGPEALAARDEMLEMLDLAERWAETNGREGQPANLDGRDLRVLDGRLSGRTLPALSARGAIAAGVSFQGSQLQGAVFDSADLRDVSFADADLRGAGFRAARLAYADLDTADLAPLSLAGGGGKPVDFGEAELTNVRRFQRRPVMTAA